A region from the Curtobacterium sp. MCBA15_012 genome encodes:
- a CDS encoding AI-2E family transporter: MQFKRKHDEADDRGPTPNVTLETTRGGTGVRINAFRLGFTGALGVLIALVVGAVVSELSTVLVYIGVALFLALGVDPLVSFLERYIPRWTAITIVVVGVLGGFAGVVFAVVPILIQQATNLIQNFPEIVEDIARQEWVQDLSKQFAGSFDIGHSLQSLQSFVEDPGNLLSLGGGILAVGSGILSGLTGAVIVIILMLYFLASMRGLKSMAYRFVPASRRQNFVDVSEQITQAVGRYVVGQISQALINGILSLVFLLIIGAPLPVLLATFAFLGSLIPLVGTLAAAVVISLLCLFASPATALAAAIYYLVYMQVEAYIISPRIMSRAVQVPGAFVVIAAVAGGTIGGVLGALVAVPFAASAIIIVQKVIYPRQELS, translated from the coding sequence ATGCAGTTCAAGCGCAAGCACGACGAGGCCGACGACCGCGGACCCACGCCGAACGTGACCCTCGAGACGACCCGTGGCGGCACCGGGGTCCGCATCAACGCCTTCCGGCTCGGCTTCACCGGGGCGCTCGGCGTCCTGATCGCCCTCGTCGTCGGGGCCGTGGTCAGCGAGCTGAGCACCGTGCTCGTCTACATCGGGGTCGCGCTGTTCCTGGCCCTCGGCGTCGACCCGCTCGTGTCGTTCCTCGAGCGGTACATCCCACGGTGGACGGCGATCACGATCGTGGTCGTCGGGGTCCTGGGCGGGTTCGCCGGGGTCGTCTTCGCGGTCGTGCCGATCCTCATCCAGCAGGCCACGAACCTCATCCAGAACTTCCCCGAGATCGTCGAGGACATCGCGCGGCAGGAGTGGGTGCAGGACCTCTCGAAGCAGTTCGCCGGGTCCTTCGACATCGGCCACTCCCTGCAGTCCCTGCAGTCCTTCGTCGAGGACCCGGGCAACCTGCTCAGCCTCGGTGGCGGCATCCTGGCGGTCGGCAGCGGCATCCTCTCCGGGCTCACCGGCGCGGTCATCGTCATCATCCTGATGCTGTACTTCCTCGCCTCGATGCGTGGGCTGAAGTCGATGGCGTACCGCTTCGTGCCGGCGTCCCGTCGCCAGAACTTCGTCGACGTGAGCGAGCAGATCACGCAAGCGGTGGGCCGCTACGTCGTCGGGCAGATCAGCCAGGCGCTCATCAACGGCATCCTCAGCCTGGTGTTCCTGCTCATCATCGGTGCACCGCTGCCCGTGCTGCTCGCGACGTTCGCGTTCCTCGGGTCGCTCATCCCGCTCGTGGGCACGCTGGCGGCCGCGGTCGTCATCTCGCTGCTGTGCCTGTTCGCCTCACCCGCGACGGCCCTCGCCGCAGCGATCTACTACCTCGTGTACATGCAGGTCGAGGCGTACATCATCTCGCCGCGCATCATGTCGCGTGCGGTGCAGGTGCCCGGGGCGTTCGTCGTCATCGCTGCCGTCGCGGGCGGCACGATCGGCGGCGTGCTCGGCGCCCTCGTCGCGGTACCGTTCGCCGCGTCGGCGATCATCATCGTGCAGAAGGTCATCTACCCCCGCCAGGAGCTCTCGTGA
- a CDS encoding ACP S-malonyltransferase has translation MIVVVAPGQGSQTPGFLAPWLEDASVRDRVGAWSEAIGVDLVRHGTESDADTIKDTALAQPLIVAAGLVTADALLAEGRRTLVGGVAGHSVGEFTAAAVAGVLEPTDALALVAERGRAMADAAALEPTSMAAVLGGDPDAVAAALAKHGLVPANHNGGGQTVVAGPADGIAALAAEPPAKARVIPLAVAGAFHTAFMAPAVARVAPVAAAATAQDPTLPIWTNADGSRVDDGRRFVDLMVRQIENPVHWDAVMESFSVAGVTGIIELAPAGALVGLAKRGLRGTPTVAIKTPDDLPAAIELLERDADRDGSAGQEADAPA, from the coding sequence GTGATCGTCGTCGTCGCGCCCGGACAGGGCTCCCAGACCCCCGGCTTCCTCGCCCCCTGGCTCGAGGACGCCTCCGTCCGTGACCGCGTCGGGGCGTGGTCCGAGGCCATCGGCGTCGACCTGGTCCGACACGGCACCGAGTCCGACGCCGACACCATCAAGGACACCGCACTCGCGCAGCCGCTGATCGTGGCCGCCGGGCTCGTCACCGCGGACGCCCTGCTCGCCGAGGGCCGCCGCACCCTCGTCGGCGGCGTCGCGGGCCACTCGGTCGGCGAGTTCACCGCCGCCGCGGTCGCCGGGGTCCTCGAGCCGACCGACGCCCTCGCGCTCGTCGCCGAGCGTGGCCGGGCGATGGCCGACGCCGCCGCGCTCGAGCCGACCTCGATGGCCGCCGTCCTCGGCGGCGACCCGGACGCCGTCGCCGCCGCGCTCGCGAAGCACGGCCTCGTGCCCGCCAACCACAACGGCGGCGGCCAGACCGTCGTCGCGGGTCCCGCGGACGGCATCGCGGCCCTGGCCGCCGAACCCCCCGCGAAGGCGCGCGTGATCCCGCTCGCGGTCGCCGGCGCCTTCCACACCGCGTTCATGGCCCCCGCGGTCGCCCGTGTCGCACCGGTCGCAGCCGCCGCGACCGCGCAGGACCCCACGCTCCCGATCTGGACGAACGCCGACGGCTCGCGCGTCGACGACGGCCGCCGCTTCGTCGACCTCATGGTCCGGCAGATCGAGAACCCCGTGCACTGGGACGCCGTCATGGAGTCGTTCTCCGTCGCGGGTGTCACCGGCATCATCGAACTGGCCCCGGCCGGTGCCCTGGTCGGCCTCGCCAAGCGCGGCCTCCGCGGCACCCCGACCGTGGCGATCAAGACCCCCGACGACCTGCCCGCGGCGATCGAGCTCCTCGAGCGCGACGCCGACCGCGACGGTTCCGCAGGCCAGGAAGCAGACGCACCCGCATGA
- a CDS encoding DUF1684 domain-containing protein, with translation MTSLEEHVADRDRWARGPRGPLALVTAQAVEQPQPVWPVPGRWAPAPGGLSVTAEATDGVVVDGVPVDGTELVAGHTAVVPSLVAFPGGLAGSVHGTTLRVWDPASDAVARFDHIARFPADPTHVTTGRYTPVDGLEARGSVRDAAGDPLLVAGTVSAVIGGVAAHLLAVQAAVHRGTPRLQLIVQDATSALPEDDPGSSHSMGRFLFLDDPGTEAEVALDWDRLVLPPCAFSYQYACPIPPEQNRLTVPIRAGERHPVDASGAVLH, from the coding sequence GTGACCTCCCTCGAGGAGCACGTCGCCGACCGCGACCGCTGGGCGCGGGGTCCGCGCGGCCCGCTCGCGCTCGTCACGGCGCAGGCGGTCGAGCAGCCGCAGCCCGTGTGGCCGGTGCCGGGGCGCTGGGCTCCCGCGCCCGGCGGCCTGTCCGTCACGGCCGAGGCGACCGACGGCGTCGTCGTGGACGGCGTCCCGGTGGACGGCACGGAGCTGGTCGCAGGGCACACCGCCGTCGTCCCGTCCCTGGTCGCCTTCCCCGGCGGGCTGGCCGGCTCGGTGCACGGGACCACCCTGCGGGTGTGGGACCCCGCCTCCGACGCGGTCGCCCGCTTCGACCACATCGCCCGGTTCCCCGCCGACCCGACGCACGTCACGACCGGCAGGTACACGCCGGTCGACGGTCTGGAGGCACGGGGCAGCGTCCGCGACGCCGCCGGCGACCCGCTGCTGGTCGCCGGCACCGTCTCGGCCGTCATCGGCGGCGTCGCAGCGCACCTGCTCGCGGTGCAGGCCGCCGTCCACCGCGGGACACCCCGACTCCAGCTCATCGTGCAGGACGCGACGAGTGCCCTGCCCGAGGACGATCCGGGCAGCTCCCACTCGATGGGCCGCTTCCTGTTCCTCGACGACCCCGGCACCGAGGCCGAGGTCGCGCTCGACTGGGACCGGCTCGTGCTGCCGCCGTGCGCCTTCTCGTACCAGTACGCCTGCCCGATCCCGCCCGAGCAGAACCGCCTGACCGTGCCGATCCGGGCGGGGGAGCGGCACCCGGTCGACGCGTCGGGCGCGGTCCTGCACTGA
- the def gene encoding peptide deformylase — protein sequence MAVLPIRITGEPVLHERAAEVTVFDDDLRALVADMFETMDLAPGVGLAGPQVGVGKRLFVYAWTDDDDVLHRGVAINPVLWTSPLVPEAVEELDEDDEAEGCLSIPGERFPLRRADAALLRAVDAEGTPFEVEAHGWLARIFQHEYDHLDGYLYADRLVHPYAKQAAKAVRKSSWGGPGKSWLPGRDHPEG from the coding sequence ATGGCCGTCCTCCCGATCCGCATCACCGGCGAACCCGTCCTGCACGAACGCGCAGCCGAGGTCACCGTCTTCGACGACGACCTGCGCGCACTGGTGGCGGACATGTTCGAGACCATGGACCTGGCACCCGGCGTCGGGCTCGCCGGTCCCCAGGTCGGGGTCGGGAAGCGGCTGTTCGTCTACGCATGGACCGATGATGACGACGTCCTGCACCGCGGTGTGGCGATCAACCCGGTCCTGTGGACGAGCCCGCTCGTCCCCGAGGCTGTGGAGGAGCTCGACGAGGACGACGAGGCCGAGGGCTGCCTGTCCATCCCGGGCGAGCGCTTCCCCCTCCGTCGGGCCGATGCCGCGCTGCTCCGTGCCGTCGACGCCGAGGGCACCCCGTTCGAGGTCGAGGCCCACGGCTGGCTCGCCCGGATCTTCCAGCACGAGTACGACCACCTGGACGGCTACCTGTACGCCGACCGCCTCGTGCACCCGTACGCCAAGCAGGCCGCGAAGGCCGTCCGCAAGAGCAGCTGGGGCGGCCCCGGCAAGTCCTGGCTGCCCGGCCGCGACCACCCCGAGGGCTGA
- a CDS encoding D-isomer specific 2-hydroxyacid dehydrogenase family protein — protein MTRDAPTTSSARGHRAVVTDAGAPLPVEAPTPGPVAILPEAADLHEAAVRDAGGTVAPLGADTRGIVWLDARDPDGLATALDDAPAVGWVQLPFAGVDAFAHLIEEHGDRVLFTSAKGAYAEPVAEHALALTLATLRVLPARARATSWATEPEGVSLYGRNVVVVGAGGIALEYIRLIAPFETSVTVVRRSSDPVDGADRSVTTDELDAVLPDADVVVVAAAMTSGTAKLFGAEQFALMQPSARLVNIARGGLVDTDALVAALRDGEIAGAGLDVTDPEPLPDGHPLWTTPGVVVTPHQADTPDMVAPLLAERVRANTTAFLGGDGTGFVGVVDPAAGY, from the coding sequence ATGACCCGGGACGCACCGACCACGTCGAGCGCCCGCGGACACCGCGCCGTCGTCACCGACGCCGGGGCACCGCTGCCGGTCGAGGCACCGACGCCGGGTCCGGTCGCGATCCTGCCCGAGGCCGCCGACCTGCACGAGGCCGCTGTCCGTGACGCCGGCGGGACGGTCGCGCCCCTCGGTGCCGACACCCGCGGGATCGTCTGGCTCGACGCACGCGACCCGGACGGTCTGGCCACGGCACTCGACGACGCACCCGCCGTCGGCTGGGTCCAGCTCCCGTTCGCCGGTGTCGACGCGTTCGCGCACCTCATCGAGGAACACGGCGACCGGGTGCTGTTCACGTCGGCGAAGGGCGCGTACGCGGAACCCGTCGCCGAGCACGCCCTCGCCCTGACGCTCGCGACGCTGCGGGTGCTGCCGGCGCGAGCGCGGGCGACCTCGTGGGCGACCGAGCCCGAGGGCGTGTCGCTGTACGGCCGGAACGTCGTCGTCGTCGGTGCCGGGGGCATCGCGCTCGAGTACATCCGGTTGATCGCGCCGTTCGAGACCTCGGTCACGGTGGTGCGACGGTCCTCCGACCCCGTCGACGGTGCCGACCGCTCCGTGACGACCGACGAGCTCGACGCGGTGCTGCCCGACGCCGACGTCGTGGTGGTCGCCGCGGCGATGACCAGCGGCACGGCGAAGCTGTTCGGTGCCGAGCAGTTCGCGCTGATGCAGCCCTCCGCGCGGCTCGTCAACATCGCCCGCGGGGGACTCGTCGACACCGACGCCCTCGTCGCCGCGCTCCGGGACGGCGAGATCGCCGGCGCCGGACTCGACGTCACCGACCCCGAGCCGCTGCCCGACGGCCACCCGCTGTGGACCACCCCCGGCGTGGTCGTCACGCCGCACCAGGCGGACACGCCGGACATGGTGGCGCCGCTGCTCGCCGAGCGCGTGCGGGCGAACACGACCGCGTTCCTCGGTGGGGACGGGACCGGGTTCGTCGGCGTCGTGGACCCGGCCGCGGGCTACTGA
- the fabF gene encoding beta-ketoacyl-ACP synthase II, whose amino-acid sequence MTNKTVVVTGIGAITPLAATAPETWEALLAGKSGISRIEDERYADLEIPVEFAGQARRFLTDQLTRPEAKRLDPSSQLSLVAAREAWADAGIDAESVVPERLIVDWATGIGGVNTLLDAWDTLREKGPRRVLPMTVPMLMANGPAAAIEMEFGARGGARTYLSACASSTESLAEAYRHVANGEADIVIAGGAEAALHPLPLAAFASMQALSRRNDSPETASRPYDVTRDGFVLGDGAAALILESKEHAEARGAKIYAEVAGSGITSDAFHITAPDPEGSAAARAVITALEHAGAAREDVVHVNAHATSTPVGDVAEYHAMRRVFGDHLDSIVVSATKASTGHLLGGAGAIEAVFTVLALHERVAPPTINLTQQDPEIVMDVATAPRELPAGDLVAVSNSFGFGGHNAVVAFRTA is encoded by the coding sequence ATGACCAACAAGACCGTCGTCGTCACCGGGATCGGTGCCATCACGCCCCTCGCCGCGACCGCCCCGGAGACGTGGGAGGCGCTGCTCGCCGGGAAGTCCGGCATCTCCCGCATCGAGGACGAGCGCTACGCCGACCTCGAGATCCCCGTCGAGTTCGCCGGCCAGGCGCGACGCTTCCTCACCGACCAGCTGACGCGCCCCGAGGCCAAGCGCCTCGACCCGTCGTCGCAGCTCTCCCTCGTCGCCGCGCGTGAGGCCTGGGCCGACGCCGGCATCGACGCCGAGTCCGTCGTGCCCGAGCGCCTCATCGTCGACTGGGCCACCGGCATCGGCGGCGTCAACACGCTGCTCGACGCCTGGGACACCCTCCGCGAGAAGGGCCCCCGCCGCGTCCTGCCGATGACCGTCCCGATGCTCATGGCGAACGGCCCCGCCGCCGCCATCGAGATGGAGTTCGGCGCCCGCGGCGGTGCCCGCACCTACCTGTCCGCGTGCGCGTCCTCGACCGAGTCGCTGGCCGAGGCGTACCGCCACGTCGCGAACGGCGAGGCCGACATCGTCATCGCCGGTGGCGCCGAGGCCGCGCTCCACCCGCTGCCCCTCGCCGCGTTCGCGTCGATGCAGGCGCTCTCGCGTCGCAACGACTCCCCCGAGACCGCGTCGCGTCCGTACGACGTCACGCGCGACGGCTTCGTCCTGGGTGACGGCGCCGCGGCGCTCATCCTCGAGTCGAAGGAGCACGCCGAGGCCCGCGGCGCGAAGATCTACGCCGAGGTCGCCGGCTCCGGCATCACCTCGGACGCGTTCCACATCACCGCGCCGGACCCCGAGGGCAGCGCCGCCGCACGTGCCGTCATCACCGCGCTCGAGCACGCCGGTGCCGCCCGCGAGGACGTCGTGCACGTCAACGCGCACGCCACGTCGACCCCGGTCGGCGACGTCGCCGAGTACCACGCGATGCGCCGCGTCTTCGGCGACCACCTCGACTCGATCGTCGTCTCCGCCACGAAGGCGTCGACCGGGCACCTGCTCGGTGGCGCCGGCGCGATCGAGGCCGTCTTCACCGTCCTCGCCCTGCACGAGCGCGTCGCCCCGCCGACGATCAACCTCACGCAGCAGGACCCGGAGATCGTGATGGACGTCGCGACCGCCCCGCGCGAGCTCCCCGCGGGCGACCTGGTCGCGGTGAGCAACTCGTTCGGCTTCGGCGGGCACAACGCCGTGGTCGCGTTCCGCACGGCCTGA
- a CDS encoding beta-ketoacyl-ACP synthase III has product MTDATTPTTATDETAPTSASRPLLQQRRGHEFTRILAFGAARGEHVVPNDDLVGPIDSSDEWIRQRTGIVTRKRAGADVEAVDLAEAAAREAIAKAGIEPSQIGVVLVSTVTHTVATPSMASLLAERIGATPAAAYDVSAACAGYAYGIAQADSFIKSGLADHVLVIGAEKLSDVVDPTDRSISFLLGDGAGAAVVGPSDFPGIAPTIWGSDGSKWDAIGMTATYNEWAAGAPRPTMRQAGQTVFRWAVWEMVKVAREALEVAGVRPEDLAAFVPHQANIRIIDEFAKQLGLPDTVTIARDITTTGNTSAASIPLATHRLLEEHPDLSGGLALQIGFGAGLVFGAQVVVLP; this is encoded by the coding sequence ATGACCGACGCCACCACCCCGACCACCGCAACCGACGAGACGGCACCGACCAGCGCCTCCCGGCCGCTGCTGCAGCAGCGTCGCGGCCACGAGTTCACCCGCATCCTGGCGTTCGGCGCCGCCCGCGGTGAGCACGTCGTGCCGAACGACGACCTCGTCGGACCGATCGACTCGTCCGACGAGTGGATCCGCCAGCGCACCGGGATCGTCACCCGCAAGCGCGCCGGTGCCGACGTCGAGGCCGTCGACCTCGCCGAGGCCGCCGCCCGCGAGGCGATCGCCAAGGCCGGCATCGAGCCGTCCCAGATCGGCGTCGTGCTCGTCAGCACCGTCACGCACACCGTCGCGACCCCGTCGATGGCGTCCCTGCTCGCCGAGCGCATCGGCGCCACGCCCGCGGCCGCCTACGACGTCAGCGCCGCGTGCGCCGGCTACGCGTACGGCATCGCCCAGGCCGACTCGTTCATCAAGTCGGGCCTGGCGGACCACGTGCTCGTGATCGGCGCCGAGAAGCTCAGCGACGTCGTCGACCCGACCGACCGCTCGATCTCGTTCCTGCTCGGCGACGGCGCGGGTGCCGCGGTCGTCGGCCCGAGCGACTTCCCCGGCATCGCCCCGACGATCTGGGGTTCGGACGGCTCGAAGTGGGACGCCATCGGCATGACGGCGACCTACAACGAGTGGGCCGCCGGCGCTCCCCGCCCCACCATGCGCCAGGCCGGGCAGACGGTCTTCCGCTGGGCCGTGTGGGAGATGGTCAAGGTCGCCCGTGAGGCGCTCGAGGTCGCCGGGGTCCGCCCCGAGGACCTCGCCGCGTTCGTGCCGCACCAGGCGAACATCCGGATCATCGACGAGTTCGCCAAGCAGCTCGGCCTGCCCGACACGGTGACGATCGCGCGCGACATCACCACGACCGGCAACACCTCCGCCGCGAGCATCCCGCTCGCCACGCACCGCCTGCTCGAGGAGCACCCGGACCTGTCGGGCGGCCTCGCCCTGCAGATCGGCTTCGGCGCCGGACTCGTGTTCGGCGCGCAGGTGGTCGTCCTCCCCTAG
- a CDS encoding glycosyltransferase: MTDDATTATATTTGATGGSRPLRVLIAADTFPPDVNGAATFAEQLAVGLAERGHEVHVVAPAASAHHGTFDEEHRGVTLVVHRLKSYKWPWHAWLRFVWPWSVRRWTGPILDAVQPDVVHIQSHLVIGRGIVQEAHERGIRVIGTNHFMPENLLEYVPFGRRTLPIALKIAWNDAAKTYRLADAITTPTVLAADYLRKAIAGQQVLAISCGIDATRYVARPGRPATNDIVFVGRVAPEKNLDLLVRALPLLPAELDAHLTIVGGGEMIPKLTALVQELGLGDRVRFAGFVTDQAKREALTNGTVFAMPSTAELQSISSLEAMASGLPVVAADSMALPHLIDGNGYLFAPGDVHDLAAKLTSVLTASDEDYAAMRARSLAMIEAHDINRTLSTFESLYRGEPVA, from the coding sequence GTGACCGATGACGCCACCACCGCCACCGCCACGACGACGGGTGCGACGGGCGGGTCCCGACCCCTGCGCGTGCTGATCGCCGCGGACACGTTCCCACCGGACGTGAACGGCGCGGCCACCTTCGCCGAACAGCTCGCCGTCGGGCTCGCCGAGCGCGGCCACGAGGTGCACGTCGTCGCCCCGGCGGCCAGCGCCCACCACGGCACCTTCGACGAGGAGCACCGCGGCGTCACCCTCGTGGTGCACCGGCTCAAGTCGTACAAGTGGCCGTGGCACGCCTGGCTCCGCTTCGTCTGGCCCTGGAGCGTCCGGAGGTGGACCGGCCCGATCCTCGACGCCGTGCAGCCCGACGTCGTGCACATCCAGTCGCACCTCGTGATCGGCCGCGGCATCGTGCAGGAGGCACACGAGCGCGGCATCCGGGTGATCGGCACGAACCACTTCATGCCCGAGAACCTGCTCGAGTACGTGCCGTTCGGCCGACGCACCCTGCCGATCGCGCTGAAGATCGCGTGGAACGACGCCGCGAAGACCTACCGGCTGGCCGACGCCATCACGACCCCGACGGTCCTCGCCGCGGACTACCTGCGGAAGGCGATCGCCGGGCAGCAGGTCCTGGCGATCTCGTGCGGCATCGACGCGACCCGGTACGTGGCCCGCCCCGGTCGGCCGGCGACGAACGACATCGTGTTCGTCGGCCGCGTCGCCCCGGAGAAGAACCTCGACCTCCTCGTCCGGGCGCTGCCGCTGCTGCCGGCCGAGCTCGACGCGCACCTGACGATCGTCGGTGGCGGCGAGATGATCCCGAAGCTGACCGCGCTCGTGCAGGAGCTGGGCCTCGGCGACCGCGTCCGGTTCGCCGGGTTCGTGACCGACCAGGCGAAGCGCGAGGCCCTGACGAACGGCACCGTGTTCGCGATGCCGTCGACCGCCGAGCTGCAGAGCATCTCCTCGCTCGAGGCGATGGCGTCCGGCCTGCCGGTCGTGGCCGCCGACTCGATGGCCCTGCCGCACCTCATCGACGGCAACGGGTACCTGTTCGCGCCCGGCGACGTCCACGACCTCGCGGCCAAGCTGACGAGCGTCCTGACGGCGTCCGACGAGGACTACGCGGCGATGCGGGCCCGGAGCCTCGCGATGATCGAGGCGCACGACATCAACCGCACGCTCTCGACGTTCGAGTCGCTGTATCGTGGGGAACCGGTGGCCTGA
- a CDS encoding ATP-binding cassette domain-containing protein → MIAVNGPAVVADDVSIEYRGGRGSAPIRAVDGVSLTVRQGEILAVLGESGSGKSTFAAAVAGQLGATGEGEGAHRRHITGGELTVLGEHVRGLRPSSRKAARLTGRIGYLPQDGADRLSPDLTVGEAIAEPIYMRDRRFDRKEAGLIVARLVDAVHLPLGVMRLNTWELSSGQRQRVALARALVLEPQLLVADEPARGVDVLVRQSVLEALTNLQRGRQFSAIVVSSDLREARALADRVAIMSEGRVVGLGTFDEVLDNPVDPYVRTLAATAARPVKRRPAGSSSTVARRSAAPRQPAAAGTGPRAGRQENA, encoded by the coding sequence ATGATCGCGGTGAACGGCCCGGCGGTCGTCGCAGACGACGTCTCGATCGAGTACCGGGGCGGACGTGGCTCGGCTCCGATCCGGGCGGTGGACGGCGTCAGCCTGACCGTCCGGCAGGGCGAGATCCTCGCGGTGCTCGGCGAATCGGGCTCGGGCAAGTCCACCTTCGCCGCCGCGGTCGCCGGCCAGCTCGGTGCCACCGGCGAGGGCGAGGGGGCGCACCGTCGGCACATCACCGGCGGCGAGCTCACGGTCCTCGGCGAGCACGTGCGCGGGCTCCGGCCGTCGTCGCGGAAGGCCGCCCGGCTCACCGGGCGCATCGGCTACCTGCCCCAGGACGGGGCGGACCGGCTCAGCCCCGACCTGACCGTCGGCGAGGCGATCGCCGAGCCCATCTACATGCGCGACCGCCGCTTCGACCGCAAGGAGGCCGGCCTGATCGTCGCCCGCCTAGTCGACGCGGTGCACCTGCCGCTCGGCGTCATGCGCCTGAACACGTGGGAGCTGTCGAGCGGCCAGCGGCAGCGCGTCGCGCTCGCCCGGGCGCTCGTCCTCGAGCCGCAGCTGCTCGTCGCCGACGAACCGGCACGCGGCGTCGACGTCCTCGTCCGGCAGTCGGTCCTCGAGGCCCTCACCAACCTGCAGCGCGGCCGTCAGTTCTCGGCGATCGTGGTGTCGAGCGACCTGCGCGAGGCACGGGCGCTGGCCGACCGTGTCGCGATCATGTCCGAGGGCCGCGTCGTCGGTCTCGGCACCTTCGACGAGGTCCTCGACAACCCCGTCGACCCCTACGTCCGGACCCTCGCGGCGACGGCGGCCCGGCCGGTCAAGCGTCGTCCCGCGGGCAGCTCGTCCACCGTGGCACGCCGGTCTGCGGCGCCGCGACAGCCCGCCGCCGCCGGGACCGGTCCCCGCGCCGGACGGCAGGAGAACGCATGA
- a CDS encoding acyl carrier protein, translating to MALSNEEVLAGLAELINDETGIATDTVAADKSFTDDLDIDSISMMTIVVNAEEKFDVKIPDEEVKNLKTVGNAVDYIVKAQA from the coding sequence ATGGCCCTGTCCAACGAAGAAGTCCTCGCCGGCCTGGCCGAGCTGATCAACGACGAGACCGGCATCGCGACCGACACCGTCGCCGCCGACAAGTCGTTCACCGACGACCTCGACATCGACTCCATCTCGATGATGACGATCGTCGTGAACGCCGAGGAGAAGTTCGACGTGAAGATCCCGGACGAAGAGGTCAAGAACCTCAAGACCGTGGGCAACGCCGTCGACTACATCGTCAAGGCGCAGGCCTGA
- a CDS encoding multidrug DMT transporter permease: protein MTTDLQIPGAVNLTPFQALMIPVALVGAVFLSLGAQFQSRGVQRVEAKLGRQSKGLSVRHVLALLGSGWWVLGTLMLGLAVVLQLVSITYAPLIVVQPLGAVALVITTWFSSRSSGVPLGDRARRAVWTCIIGVAIFVGIAAFVGHESAIDRPQLVTVLVILAVVLAIVLTSFRFVAKHQNALYYIVGAGVLYGFVATLAKVVLNRFVNGTFDWLTVLAIVGVLVAAALGGYFVQNAYSSGSADLVIAGLTVIDPIIAVGIGVVVLGEADGAPWFAVLGFLVAAAIAITGVFLLAKHHPQGRS from the coding sequence GTGACGACGGACCTCCAGATCCCGGGCGCGGTGAACCTGACACCGTTCCAGGCACTGATGATCCCCGTCGCCCTCGTCGGGGCCGTGTTCCTGTCGCTCGGGGCGCAGTTCCAGAGCCGCGGCGTGCAGCGCGTCGAGGCGAAGCTCGGCCGGCAGTCGAAGGGCCTGTCCGTGCGGCACGTGCTCGCGCTGCTCGGCAGCGGGTGGTGGGTGCTCGGCACCCTCATGCTCGGGCTCGCGGTCGTGCTCCAGCTCGTGAGCATCACGTACGCGCCGCTCATCGTCGTGCAGCCGCTCGGCGCCGTCGCGCTCGTGATCACCACGTGGTTCTCCTCGCGGTCCTCGGGGGTGCCGCTCGGCGACCGCGCCCGACGGGCGGTCTGGACGTGCATCATCGGCGTCGCGATCTTCGTCGGCATCGCCGCGTTCGTCGGGCACGAGAGTGCGATCGACCGGCCGCAGCTCGTCACGGTGCTGGTGATCCTGGCGGTCGTGCTCGCGATCGTGCTGACGTCGTTCCGGTTCGTGGCGAAGCACCAGAACGCGCTGTACTACATCGTCGGCGCGGGGGTCCTCTACGGCTTCGTCGCGACGCTCGCGAAGGTCGTGCTGAACCGTTTCGTGAACGGCACCTTCGACTGGCTCACGGTGCTCGCGATCGTCGGGGTGCTCGTCGCGGCGGCGCTCGGCGGGTACTTCGTGCAGAACGCGTACTCGAGCGGGTCCGCCGACCTCGTGATCGCCGGCCTCACGGTCATCGACCCGATCATCGCCGTCGGCATCGGTGTCGTGGTGCTCGGCGAGGCCGACGGGGCGCCGTGGTTCGCGGTGCTCGGGTTCCTGGTGGCGGCGGCGATCGCGATCACCGGCGTCTTCCTGCTCGCGAAGCACCACCCGCAGGGCCGGTCCTGA
- a CDS encoding DUF3145 domain-containing protein has translation MLYVHSSPRALCPHVEWAAGRAMSRAVNFSWLDQPALDGSRRTEFTWTGPVGTGASIASALRGWEHLRYEVTEEPTTDSDGGRWMHTPDLGVFFAQTDVSGNMVVPEDRVRYAMEVAGSNALELHRELRLALGQAWDDELEPFRHAAEGNPVVWLHRVG, from the coding sequence GTGCTCTACGTGCACTCCTCACCACGCGCGCTCTGCCCGCACGTCGAATGGGCGGCAGGTCGCGCAATGAGCCGCGCCGTGAACTTCTCGTGGCTCGACCAGCCCGCGCTCGACGGTTCCCGTCGGACCGAATTCACCTGGACGGGCCCGGTCGGCACCGGCGCGTCGATCGCCTCTGCCCTCCGTGGGTGGGAGCACCTGCGCTACGAGGTGACCGAGGAGCCGACGACCGACTCCGACGGCGGCCGGTGGATGCACACGCCCGACCTCGGGGTGTTCTTCGCGCAGACCGACGTGTCCGGCAACATGGTCGTCCCCGAGGACCGTGTCCGCTACGCCATGGAGGTCGCGGGCAGCAACGCACTCGAGCTGCACCGGGAGCTCCGGCTCGCGCTCGGGCAGGCCTGGGACGACGAGCTCGAGCCGTTCCGCCACGCCGCCGAGGGCAACCCCGTCGTCTGGCTGCACCGCGTCGGCTGA